The following are encoded together in the Oreochromis niloticus isolate F11D_XX linkage group LG12, O_niloticus_UMD_NMBU, whole genome shotgun sequence genome:
- the tas2r202 gene encoding taste receptor, type 2, member 202, translated as MIGLNKLALWVMTGVLGITTVFFNSYISLMSVLNYKEKKQWTPCETITMALSVASIAHQMTCYFWMTMDEVDSDCQIAQIGYAILLVLTFSFKFTIMWNSSFLTFYYSTKLVHEPNHCYTHAQDVIVKHVTVAVILIPLFGFGTCLPMLVLFNAGNAGNAASSAAGNAVGNITYKANGDCGLVFSDTTSVKVYQVMYLLLSDVFPGVVMVKCCISISVHLAIHLQHMKASTNGTHPPKLGTQIRVIEMALGLVANFLVLLVVDLYVNYKIVAHQESTLALTMFFTSLYTTVAAVVLIYGKRTLWKTLIHDFNFWLSE; from the coding sequence ATGATTGGTTTAAATAAATTGGCCCTCTGGGTAATGACGGGTGTGCTGGGCATCACCACTGTCTTTTTTAATTCCTATATCTCTCTGATGAGTGTCTTGAACTACAAGGAGAAAAAGCAGTGGACGCCTTGTGAAACTATCACCATGGCTCTGTCGGTAGCCAGTATTGCTCACCAGATGACTTGCTACTTCTGGATGACCATGGATGAGGTGGACAGTGACTGCCAGATTGCCCAGATAGGCTACGCTATCCTGCTGGTGCTTACCTTCAGCTTCAAGTTCACCATCATGTGGAACAGCAGCTTTCTCACTTTCTACTACAGCACCAAGCTGGTTCACGAACCCAACCACTGCTACACACACGCTCAAGATGTCATCGTCAAGCACGTGACCGTAGCTGTGATTCTCATCCCTCTGTTTGGTTTTGGCACCTGTTTGCCAATGCTCGTGTTGTTTAACGCTGGCAACGCTGGCAACGCAGCTAGCAGCGCTGCTGGAAACGCAGTTGGCAACATCACCTACAAAGCAAATGGAGACTGTGGACTTGTATTTTCTGACACCACCTCTGTGAAGGTTTATCAAGTCATGTACTTGCTCCTCTCTGATGTATTTCCAGGGGTGGTCATGGTGAAATGCTGCATCTCCATCTCTGTTCACCTGGCCATCCATCTCCAGCACATGAAAGCTAGCACCAATGGAACCCACCCTCCAAAGCTGGGCACTCAGATAAGGGTCATCGAGATGGCCCTTGGTCTAGTGGCCAACTTCCTCGTCCTGCTCGTGGTCGACCTGTATGTCAACTACAAAATTGTGGCACACCAAGAGAGCACCCTCGCTCTCACAATGTTTTTCACATCGCTCTACACCACCGTTGCTGCCGTGGTGCTCATCTACGGCAAGAGGACTCTTTGGAAAACGCTGATACATGATTTTAACTTCTGGCTGAGTGAATAA